In the Entelurus aequoreus isolate RoL-2023_Sb linkage group LG16, RoL_Eaeq_v1.1, whole genome shotgun sequence genome, ttgaagctattatcatataaatttgacacctaaagacttccaaagtttaaaaaatggttttgtctgcgttagcgcttaaacGACATCACTAAtggtttggttaatattcaggtaacAGTATGTATgaaaagtattgttggcgggttttcgATGGTTATTTAGGAGGATTTTGTGgacaaaatagagagcccccattgactacattgttagcaGACGTTTTATAAGACAAATATGTGTTCATGTATTATATAGAAATTGGGAATGATAGACAGTACATCTCtctaatttttgcatatttccagtatgactgatctgatactaacaatggtcagagtgcagaagcgttcccaTTGTGATGTCAATCTCCAaaaatagccgaaggtattcaGAGCAGAATCtttaaaatggctgactgaatttgtggcattttatgTTTAAGTGGTGTttttacatactttgcggattctaaatacaattggatatggtttactggatacaatgaaacacagttaagcatataaagtcaacttgtttttccactctactgctactttaataaTTTAGGCGTATGCAGTATACGGAACAGTAATTATACAGAATCGATTACAATGGTGCAGAGTTACAATGTATATAGTATGCGTGAAAAGTAAAGATTGACCGATTATCAGATGATTGTGCCTttccttccgcccaagtgcagctgagaAAGCAGCTccattagggacaagcggtagaaaatagatggatggatttcccatattttgaaatgcaaaggtTGATGCGCCTCCGACCTTCAGTATACACAAAGGAGTTTTTGAAATCTCCCGATgttttttggtgctaaattaCCAACATTAGCGTTGCATAAAACATTATGTTGCTACTGGTCCGACGTTTTctaaaaaaacttaaaaacttAAAGCTCTGTCCAGGGTGCTCACAGACATATAGTAGTCATGTTTAGCTAACTTTTACTGCATATAAATATTGGGTCCAAATATCAGTTATCGGCCTCCTTCACTACTATTTATCAGTATTGAACCTGAAAAAACATACTGATCAATCACTCGGAAAAAATAAGTGGATAACATGCACACTAGCACTTACTGAGCCAATCAGAGACACAgcacattagcattaaagctagacACACAAATAATGGTGTTCACAATATGGCTCACTAAAAGCCCttttaaaatgtcaaaaattTTGCAACAAGGCATGATTTTGGACAAAACATTTCAAATACGGTACCCAAATAACACTTATAGTCCTCTGAGAACGATTTAAAAGAGTTTAGTATATTAGAACTTTAATCAGCTTAATCATCAACAGTTTCAGTTATTCTCATCCTTACCATAGCAATTTCACGGGTCCTTTTCCCAATCTCTCTCTCCACCTGGTGAAGCTCCAGGCTTAGCTGTTCACTGGAAACGGTCGCTGCACTTGTGCCCCCTGCGGGCCACTTAGGGGGCTGTTGATGCGACTGAGAGGTGACTGCCTGGCCTTGGTTGCTGGGCACAGGCTGGCCAGCCAAGGCGCTGGCTTCTCTCTGTAGCAATAAAGAGTTACTGGCAGCCTGCAATACGGAGAGCGAATGTCATCCCAAGAAAATACAACTCTGGTAATATTTAGGAAACttgggctgcacgattatggccaaaataatcatGATTCTTTAGCGatattcagggtttcccctagattgcaaTGGTGTCATTGTATAATTTGCTATGATGTGATTTTcaataaaaaggctcaaaaatatacgcatacatttcaaaacaactgtgttattatttagtattaacacatttttatattatatcattttgctatattttcaattgttgctgcttattgtgcaACGTACTTTGTTAAGAATTGTCGCGAGACTTGGGTCtttctttattaaaaatgacaagcaacaaatctagcatctttttatgCTGTTATAATTGAATGTGCTCGTGTTAAAGACTCTACTTGTGTGCCTCGATGTCTTCAACAAAAAGCGAGCTCCagtgagcatgacgtcacacttgctttgcaCTGCTGCTCCAGTTGGATTTTCTCTCCTTAAAATCCGCCACTGCACATTTTGCAGCTCACTGTGTATATCAACATTGCAGCCATGCTGACTACGCCCCAAACAATCGCAACATCCGCGctgttttcggtgatcaaagtgTTTTTTCTGTGGCCAAATTTCCGTTgtgtcactagtcaatagtatgcaaataataggctatatatatccattcatactccAACGACCTACTGGTGgtaatgttttgtttgtgtagtttgaatttgaggttaATTTTTCCATGGAAGCgttgtgtgtctggggaagcacggagacgaaagtgtttgcacgggaggtaaaaacTGTTGGAATTGGGCTGGTTGTTAAAAATTTAAAACGTCAGACTTTTGACTTTTTCTGAAGACTAAAATTtactatattactttaattcatttCCACGTAAAAAACCCTTATTTCTTCGGTGTGGCGGCGATGGTATTGCTGTGGCCACCATCAGTtacattagatagatagatagtactttattgattccttcaggagagttccctttaggggaaaccctgatattGAAACCATGATTACTTGTTTTTCCGGTCCCCGTAGCCATCTAGTTTAAAAAGGACGTGTAAGATAATAAATTAACTGTGCATGTTAAGCAATCAACTTACTCATCAGGTCCCAGGGTGCATGAATGTGACGTTATCATGCAATTTATAATAAAAATAGTTTAATAAAAGGTCTAAATACTATTCATATATTTGAaggcaaatctttttttaatcatTGTTAGAATTACCATTttatctttttctcattacatgatctCTTTAGCTGTTTATTCTGATGGTTTTTTTCAGGGCCATAAAAAATACAGCCATGCTCCGTGGGTGAAACATGTatatgacaaaatacaaaaatatagcaTTATTTAGTGTAACGATTGTACTCATGTTGGAGTTCTTCAATGCGCAATTACATTTCCACATTCCCTGGATTCACACAACTGCACAAATGCAGAGGGGTGCATGAATTCCAATGGAGAGCGCGTTTTGCGTGTATGCAATCGATGGAAAAGTGTCCGCAGACTCTATGTAGTCTGATGGTTAGCCGTTAGTCCTGCTATTGCGACTTCCAGGAAACAAGCATAACGGTGTTGTGCAGGCGTTCATACTTGTTGCTATTTAACAGCGGTGTGGATTTTAACACATGCCGAGGACTCGACGAAAATATAACGAGGCAACCGTCAATGTTAATGCTGGCCGGCATGATCATGGAGCTCTGTGTGCATACACAATGGCCTCTGGCGTGGGCAGCTCTCACTTCACTGGGCTTCAAGATAAGCTGCTGTTGCCTTTCTGCCAACACAGCTgtgtaagtgcttgatttgatatgcagTATAGCCTGCTTTTTAAAGGTTAATCGTGGCAGCCAAAATCGTGACCGTGATTACAATGTACTGAATTTTACAGCACTACAAGAAACAATTGAACTCTTTACCAAAAATACTTGGAATTAGCTTTGAAGTCAAATGCAGAATGCTCTGAATCGTCTTCCAAACCTAACACAGGCTTCCATCTAATAGCTAGCCGAGAACATTTACCTCCATGCTGTGCATCTGCGTCTGTTGGTTGATCTGCTGGGTGACCTGCTGCAGCTCCATCTTCAACTGTTCTCTGTCCGAGGCTGCCATGGGTGGTGTGCTGAGATCAAGAGGCAGCGAGACATTCATGAAATTTGCACAAGAATTTTGATATGAGAGAAAAAACTGGGCTCACCGCTCACTGAAGGATCCCTGAGAGGAAGAGGACGTTTGGTGGGAGGGATATGAAGCTCCACCCCATCCTGGATGACTTCCATATGTATATTCTGCAGGAATGGAaattatttacaaatatatgaaGTCAAACTGTAATGCGTGAACGATGTAAAGCCAACAGATTGGTGCAGAGACACCAAATCTTACCAGGCATAGCCATGTGTTTAGAGTTTGTGTTTTGGGGAGTGGAAGCCATGGCTTGGACAGGTCCAGTTGTCTGGTAACCTGTCTTGGAGGTGCGGGAGATGGCACCAAAGCGTGACACAGTCGGTTGAGGACCAAACGGAATAATGGGGTCATCATCCTTGACCTCTGCACCCCTCCGAGGGGCTTCCAGTGATGGGTCTCTCAAAACTTTAGTATCCACATTCTGATGGACGGCAAGAaaagttaataaataaaaatgcctTTAGTTTAGCCTCAACACGTAGCTTTGAATAGGTCACCTGTTCAAAGTCTAggagtaaaacaaaaaaataactcacCATCATCTCCATGGCACCGGGACCCATTATATCTTTGGGTTTGGCATCCTTGGTGCCAATGTAAGAGCTGATGGTATCACAAGACCAAGGAGAGTACTGGCCGGCATAATCTGGCTCTCTGCATTTCCTAATGGTCTTGGTGCTTTCATCACCATACtgcaaaatacaacaaaaagacTGTTGAAGAAAATGCGATCTAAACAGATTTAGCTCAACCTTTACAACTGTTCGTTTTATAAGATCCACATTAGCTGCTGCGAGAGCAGCAACTTTTCTTTCCGGGGTCCAACATTTCAAAAACCTTTTTATACATGTACAGGTTTTACAATCAAAGTAAACCAACAGCCATAAATATAGCCATAAAAATGCAATATTGTTTACAAATCATTTGTACGCACTCCAGTTAGAATCCCAATATTATTCTTATGTAAATACATAAAGTCCTAAAGTTACTGAATTCCTTCCCATGATCAAATATTTAGGAAGTGAATTCAAAGCCACCATTGCTTATATTGCAGTCGCACAGATGAATGCGACAGAGGCATTTAAAAGTGACGCTTGGAATTTTGATAAGTAACTCAGAAAAAGTAGTTTGCTGTAGAATATTgcctttttgttattgttttttctaataaaatgcataatatAATAATTGATCCCACCCTTTAAAGTTAACCAAGCCAGTTGAGAATTAATTTGTGTCTGAGATCAGACAATTCCTATGTTACTCACCTCAGGAGGGTAATCGCTGGGAAAGGGATGAGAAAGCGTCGGGGAGGCTGCAAACGGTGGAGGAGAGATGACTTTTCTTTCCTCCAGTTGGGATAGCAGCTCCTGGCGACGGCGGTGTAAATAATCGAGACTGGGCTGGGACCCACTGTATGATGGCCCCTGTAAAATGGAACAAGGATATTGTTGCCTAAGTGTGTGTGGTTATTGTGTGAAGAGCCTGATGTTGGTCATGACTCACTCTGACATAAGTCCTCATGGGCTGAGGTTGGCCTCCTGGTTGATAATAGCCATCTGGTGGGTATCTATCCCGTACATTGGGCTCTGTGTGATAAAGTGAGTTAGCCTGTCCGGCTGACGCCGAGGTAACATCCAATGGCGTTGAACTCATCCGGATAAGACTATCCCTTTGAGATGGGTAAGGCTGCGGGGGTGGTGGTGGACCAGCGTAGGTCCCATGGCGCCCTCGGTCATAGTGTGTTGGATGAGGGTAGGAAAAGGGAGGACCGGAGTGGGGGGCCTGATAGGAGCGATCTGGTGGGCCGTAACCAGGGTATGGGTCATGGTAAGGAGGTCCTGACTCATTGGGTGGTGGAGGGTTACGGATGTAGTCGCGAGAGACATATTGTGGTGGCTGTTGGTAGGGATACCCTGAAAAAATTAagattatatacagtataactTAAGAGGTAACTTACAACCGATGTAAAACAGTCTATAGCTGAATCTTACCTGGTGGGTATTGTGAAGTCTCATACTGGGACACAGAAGGTGGGGGGCGATTCCCAGAGTAAAACATCTCAGGGAGCTGTGGCTGCTGGTACACAGGTGAACCTCGGGCGACCACGGGCATCTGCTTCACACCGGAGAGGTGATCTGCAGTCATCCTTTGGTGCGCCATGACATGAGGTGGCAGAGACATACCAGTTTTGGGCACAGGGTCCAAGCTACAAACATAAAGGGTTACATTTTACAGATGGTGGCTAAACTCttagactatgtttacactgcaagttaaagtggcccaaatcagattttttagagatcagatttttttccagctgactgtttacacatcAATTAAATGTGACTTTTATCAGACTGCAGTGTAAACACGCAcaggtcccaatgtggccccgacgtcacttgcatgcgcacttccataaagtgaaaacaaaggcagTCGCtactattacaaaataaaataaaagtcaccacaccttaaaaattagtgttttttttaggtgaaagtaaatgaaagtaatataaagtATGAATGGATGTGTATAGTGTAATATATGTAATCTTTTTATGTCTGTTAAGTAGAGAAGACATGGACATCagatttatttttcaactcacatgtaaacaAATGCGGCACAGcatcaattccggtccttcaacaatcgctatttctttggaatcaaaatatatattcatatattacatatagactattatttgtgcactattgacaagtgatgcaccgaaaatgtggTGGTTTTAAATAGAAACCAACCCCGGGTGTagtgatgaaatatccatttcTGCTGGCGACTGCATCCTTACggcgcacacgagtgacgtagctcgcccaaagacgACGGAAAAAAATCACATACAGGTTGGATTGCGTTTACACTGcagtcacatttaaaaatatcAGATTCCAAtgggattcaggactacctcctgatgtggcctgaatctgttgcttgccaaaagatcagatttgaagcgcttagatctgtgtcacttgagggcaaacaaatctgatttggtgtgtaAACGGGGCTTTAGTCTATCTCTACACATTTTACAAGTCAGAGGGTGTTCAGCACAAGCGAAACTTTTCACTTGTGAGTAATAGATAGCCTGGGTCCCGGCCAAATTCTGTTAACCCAATGTGGTAACCAAGTCATTAAACTTGGGGACCCCTCttgtagggctgggcggtataccggtattacaaAGTATCCTGATATATTTAAGAAAGAGGTATGTATTTGAGACAAGACCGCCATGTGATATATGTAATCCTTAATATCTTGACATGGAGGTCTCTCTGCTCATTCCAATTGCGCTGCGTGCAGTGTCCCCCCTTCTCTACGCACATAGTGTACAGCGCTCGCTTGACACAAACTCCAGTACAAGGACTGTGTGAAGCATATGTCAACCTTCCAGTTTGTATCATGTATTTTGTTCTCCTTTGTCAGCGTCTTGCCGATGCTGTTTATCTCCGGATTTTGCTCTCAATGAAAAAAGAATCTGCAGCAGTATTGTCAGCAATCAGGTCCTTTTAACCTTGAAATTATTCCAGCAACACGTATTCATGCGTGGCGAGTTGATTCGATCGATACAACACGAGAGAGATGGATGTATGATGGAGAAGACATTTCTGCCCAAATACAAATTTTGTGTAAATATGTTCCTAGTTGCAatggtatgaaaaaaaaatcagatttaaaaGGTAGGTTTCTCGATGTTCCCATtgggttaagttttttttttcccctgatgtgggatctgagccgaggatgtcgttgtggcttgtgcagccctttgagacacttgtgattaagggctttataaataaactttgattgattgatcaattaTTTTGAAGTTGCTGCGGACGTTTAAAATGTTTTCCTAAACCAGGgactttattttatattatattttgtatttttgttgttagcGAATAATTTGAGCATAGCCACGGTTTGTTTCAAAGATTGAAGATTATactttactaccgtatttttcaaaccatatagcgcaccggattataaggcgcactgccattgAGCGAGTCTATTCAGGTTAATTTCCATACAAAATCCTTACCAGAATacaaggcacattaaaggggtcatattatgacttccatagcgagtctactgacaaatatactgtaaatgaaaactttacgctacttagtattagaaatggcaacagtggaggatgaatgtcccataacaacatAGAGaaaactacaatggcggatgcacgcaaattttcagtacttatgcaggtcccaaatactagagatgtccgataatggcttttttgccgatatccgatattgtccaactcttaattaccgattccgatatcaaccgatacgatatatacaatcgtgggattaacacattattatgcctaattttgttgtgatgccccgctggatgcattaaacaatgtaacaaggttttccaaaataaatcaactcaagttatggaaaaaaaaagccaacatctcagtggcctagtggttagagtgtccgccctgagatcggtaggttggagttcaaatcccagccgagtcataccaaagactataaaaatgggacccgtttcctccctgcttggcactcagcatcaagggttgattcccgggcgcggcgccgctgctgcccactgctccccaaggggatgggtcaaatgcagaggacaaatttcaccacatctagtgtgtgtgtgacaatcattggtactttaatctttaatcttaaacatggcactgccatatttattattgaagtcacaaagtgcattattttttttaacatgcctcaaaacagcagcctggaatttgggacatgctctccctgagagagcatgagaaggttgaggtgggcggggttgaggtggggggtagcggggtagccgggggtgtatattgtggcgtaccggaggagttagtgctgcaaggggttctgggtattttttctgttgtgtttatgttgtgtaacggtgcggatgttctcccgaaatgtgtttgttattcttgtttggtgtgggttcacagtgtggcgcatatttgtaagtgttaaagttgtttatacggacaccctcagtgtgacctgtaaagctgttgaccaagtatgcgttgcattcacttgtgtgtgtgaaaagccgtagatattatgtgattgggccggcatgcaaaggcagtgcctttaaggtttattgccgctctgtacttctccttacgcccgtgtaccactccgtacagtggccatttaaaaaggcatacattttactttttgaaaccgataccgataatttccgacattacattttaaagcatttattggccgataatatcggcagaccgatatcggacatctttacCAAATACacaccagcaggtaccagaaggcaagaaaagttggttttgcataatattgcaaaacgaaACGCCAgattatgtctgctaataggtgccattttgtggtccttatacacacgccataataatactgtatgttgaagcacagtacgcctgACTACTGTAGCTGTAATGCTGcgataatccatcaagcggtacgGCTTCATAGCTaagcctgggccgataacacattttTGCAGGACGGTATATTGACCTACAAGTTATTGCCAATAAACGATATTCTTGCGATTATTTTTATGAGACCAAATTAAACATTGatttaataatacataaaaacaaTGCACGTATATCTTTTCAAATGTAATAAACTTGTAATTCTCGTGTATTTTGAAGTTGTAATTGAAATGAAAACGtttaaatctccaagttaaataaaacaatttgttaGCAATATTTTTCACTTACCGGTATAtactaaaatgtattaatttttaatTAATGCATCAGATAGGGGGGCTCAAATATACACAatcataacaataaataaaataactaaataaattaCTGACGAACAAAGTTGCACTCCCAATATTGAACAAGCAGGCAGAAGTGGAGTTGTGCATgacttaactgacaatcaagtgAGGACCTTCTACAACAAAAGTGCAAAGTAACAATATAACCACTACCGTTTAAACAGATGTATTCAggtcatatgcaaaaaaaaattaagtcggcagattccgagtgaggaaactccaacatgacatgacagcaCTTTTACAAAATGGTAGTTTTATTACAACGCCAACATATCTTTGGCGTTGTATGTCTGTGAGTGTACACTATTTTGTTTTCACCCAACGCCAAGTGAGTTTGGACTGTCAAGTGGTTGTATTTCAAGTGGGCGTTGTACTAGTCGAGCACATTCGGCAAACTGGCTTCTCCGCGTTTATAGGCTCTTCTTGTTCCAAAGGTataaactgaaatattcccacactggtGCAGTGGCATTTGGTTGTGTtcattttgtccatgttagctgctacatgTTAGTAACTAATTGCACTGTGTGATGCGAGCCGGCCAGGCTCTGCGTCGCTTCAAAAATagtcaaagacacttaatgaGGACAAGATAATCTACCCCATTCTTTTCTTTCCGCTGTGGTACAAACGCATGTAGCCGCTGAAAGCGACaaaagcgtgaatgctcttgaaACATGCACATGGCAATTTAACAACGCTGGAAAACTTACcaactttaatttttatttatcgtTGTTTAATTGACTTATCAAATATCGGCCCAGGCCGATCCATAGCATGCCAAAGTCATAGTCATTTtgacagtctacacgtatctcttatgtgtgactgccatctactggtcacatttataacaccatgtaccaaataaaatagcttcgaggtcagcaagcaaaaccagaattattctgtacattatgcgcaccgggttataaggcgcactgtcgatttgtgagaaaatgaaagtattttaagtgcgccttatagtccgcaaaataaGGTATTCTTATTATATTTTTTAGGCTTTTTAATATTTCTATGTGAATATGAAACTTTAACATTTACAGAAATATACTCATGTTTTAAGTATTTGTTTTAAAACAACTTTGCACGCATATTTGGGTTTGACTTTGTCTAAATTTACTTTCTGGAAAGAATATTGCGATATTTATATCGCATATTCAGCCATATTCaggagttttggtccatatcgccgaGCACTACCCTGTTTTATAGCCTCAAACTCTAACTACAGACAAGCACCCAGTAGTGACCAGAGGCCTAATTTGCATACACAGCTGCACATAAATTAACAGTATAAATAATTGTATACTCACAGATCAGGTGGTGATCCTGGAGCACTCCCTCCATCCATCTTGATGGGCTTACGCAGAAGTTCATACGGGACGTTGTCTGCACCGCGTGCGATGAGCTGGGGCAGGGAGGGTGTGATGCTCCCATTGGTGAGGGGAGAAGGCTTTCTGGTCACTCCCACATCCAGGGGAAGGCCATCATCTGGCATTCCTGAACCGGGGAGGCGAGCTCCCAGACGTTTATTCATCTTTCGATACCTATATACACAAAGCACAGTGAAGAAATTTGAAAAACATCAacatgaaaaagaaaaaatacacacatttaaacacattattattactgttaaacTGTCACTCACTTCTCCAGTTCTTCCTGAGAGTGAGCAAAGGTGCAGTTCGTTCCACGAGGACAGCCTCCCTTCAGCTTCATGTCACGGCACATGTAAGTCTTGTACTTGCTGTGCTGAGGAGGCTAAAGACAAACAGTGCATTACTAAATATGAATTCATCTTATTATATACAGTAattcagggatattcaactaaattgttttgatagccacatttccagaaagctaaagatCGGGAGGCCGGACTTCCCCCTTCACTATTTGTCTTACCGTACTTTGTATATTCTATTCTGGAGAACCAGCattctctacagtagacatttgattttggtccattaattttgtcagagttacagaatCGCTCTGCTGTTTATAAAGACCTTTTGCAAAAAAAGCGAGTCAAAGATCagctctatgacagcactctagtgtttttagtagggatgtatatcgttaaGATTTTATCGATACGATATTTGTTATTGATACCAGTATTTATCTGTACTATGTGTAATTAAAGATGTGGTAAAAAGCATTTTTTATTAGCACAAGAACAACTCCATAACATGGTGTAACACATCTCACAGCAGGAAAGTCTTTAATCgacacctgctttttaagtcttaaacaagtcaactgtTTGCTAATGCAGTTCTTATGTAATCATCTTGTAAAgagcacacagatccatcacttttttttaattaattgcaaTTACACCCAGCtggaaatatccatccatccatccatccattttctaccgcttattcccttcggggtcgctggagcctttctcagctacaATAAATGGAAATATAATTTATGTATTAATGTACAGAGCACATACTTTTTAAATGATATATCATATCCAATATACCATATAAATCAATACCATCAATGTGCATTTCGTAACAATAGAAATAGTTTGTTTATGTTGCATACggacgtatttgagtgacggaccgtaGGTTGACAGCTACGGACCTATGTATGTGCGAACAATAAATGTCAAAAGACTCAGTGATCAAGTGTAATGCTCAATCGTCCAGTTGTAGCATTGAGACAGAACTAACTGAAACACATTTAAGCAAGGTGTTATTaattgtgttatactcaatggttaactggacatctttatgtgctcgacgcctcaatcattggtatgtttttgtctacaaaaccattctttgTATCACTCCATCCTATCTATCTtgtcttttaaaaaaaggaacaaggaagtcacaatcttcgttcaatgaatgttctgcaattggtcgtccccaaagtaagaactgaactgggcaagaaagcatttaggttttcagcaccgaaggcttggaataacctacaatcgaatattcaacttcaaacccttgttacattgaatgagtttaaagcttctgtgaaaggactgcagtctaccttgtctgtatgcacatgcgttatgtgagcaagttttaatgttgtaaatttgatgttgtgttgtttgcggtttttaatgtaaccttgctgctgccctcttggccaggtctcccttggaaaagagatctttgatctcaatgggattttacctggttaaataaaggctaaataaaaaaaataaaaattaatgccACATTGCAAACGCGTCGCAATGGAGTGACGTCAGTaccgttagtccagaatcttctcAGTCCAGGaggaccgacccaattaggaaaCGTTACTAAATACTGGTACTCGGTATACATCACTAGTTTTTTAAaatcttctgcaaaaatgttGAGTTTCTTACAGGGTTTTTAAACTGAAGTTGCACGTCCACCAGTTTAATAGCACAAATAATGAAAAAAAGAGGAcccaaaatggaaccttgaggaattCTACAAGTAC is a window encoding:
- the rc3h1b gene encoding roquin-1 isoform X1, whose product is MPVQAPQWTEFLLCPICTQTFEETVRWPISLGCGHTVCKMCLNKLHRKACPFDQTAISTDIEQLPVNTALLQLVGGQVPKAQPVSLITSPEDSQHYEEAKQCVEELALYLKPLSNTRGVGLSSTAQSMLSRPMQRKLVTLVHCQLVEEEGRVRAMRAARSLGERTVTELILQHQNPQQLSSNLWAAVRARGCQFLGPAMQEEALKLVLLALEDGSALSRKVLVLFVVQRLEPRFPQASKTSIGHVVQLLYRASCFKVTKRDEDSSLMQLKEEFRTYEALRREHDSQIVQIAMEGGLRIAPDQWSSLLYGDQSHKSHMQSIIDKLQTPASFAQSVQELTIALQRTGDPANLNRLRPHLELLANIDPSPDAPPPTWEQLEKGLVAVKTVVHGLVDFIQNHSKKGADPQQPPQHSKYKTYMCRDMKLKGGCPRGTNCTFAHSQEELEKYRKMNKRLGARLPGSGMPDDGLPLDVGVTRKPSPLTNGSITPSLPQLIARGADNVPYELLRKPIKMDGGSAPGSPPDLLDPVPKTGMSLPPHVMAHQRMTADHLSGVKQMPVVARGSPVYQQPQLPEMFYSGNRPPPSVSQYETSQYPPGYPYQQPPQYVSRDYIRNPPPPNESGPPYHDPYPGYGPPDRSYQAPHSGPPFSYPHPTHYDRGRHGTYAGPPPPPQPYPSQRDSLIRMSSTPLDVTSASAGQANSLYHTEPNVRDRYPPDGYYQPGGQPQPMRTYVRGPSYSGSQPSLDYLHRRRQELLSQLEERKVISPPPFAASPTLSHPFPSDYPPEYGDESTKTIRKCREPDYAGQYSPWSCDTISSYIGTKDAKPKDIMGPGAMEMMNVDTKVLRDPSLEAPRRGAEVKDDDPIIPFGPQPTVSRFGAISRTSKTGYQTTGPVQAMASTPQNTNSKHMAMPEYTYGSHPGWGGASYPSHQTSSSSQGSFSERTPPMAASDREQLKMELQQVTQQINQQTQMHSMEAASNSLLLQREASALAGQPVPSNQGQAVTSQSHQQPPKWPAGGTSAATVSSEQLSLELHQVEREIGKRTREIAMENQVAHEVQQYKMKPAENGQPEHKTQLEEISLALGEVSNGSNSLQEGAVGGSMLSLTNKTSTLSLCSDPVATGSEMQKNGVVHSCS
- the rc3h1b gene encoding roquin-1 isoform X2 gives rise to the protein MPVQAPQWTEFLLCPICTQTFEETVRWPISLGCGHTVCKMCLNKLHRKACPFDQTAISTDIEQLPVNTALLQLVGGQVPKAQPVSLITSPEDSQHYEEAKQCVEELALYLKPLSNTRGVGLSSTAQSMLSRPMQRKLVTLVHCQLVEEEGRVRAMRAARSLGERTVTELILQHQNPQQLSSNLWAAVRARGCQFLGPAMQEEALKLVLLALEDGSALSRKVLVLFVVQRLEPRFPQASKTSIGHVVQLLYRASCFKVTKRDEDSSLMQLKEEFRTYEALRREHDSQIVQIAMEGGLRIAPDQWSSLLYGDQSHKSHMQSIIDKLQTPASFAQSVQELTIALQRTGDPANLNRLRPHLELLANIDPSPDAPPPTWEQLEKGLVAVKTVVHGLVDFIQNHSKKGADPQQPPQHSKYKTYMCRDMKLKGGCPRGTNCTFAHSQEELEKYRKMNKRLGARLPGSGMPDDGLPLDVGVTRKPSPLTNGSITPSLPQLIARGADNVPYELLRKPIKMDGGSAPGSPPDLLDPVPKTGMSLPPHVMAHQRMTADHLSGVKQMPVVARGSPVYQQPQLPEMFYSGNRPPPSVSQYETSQYPPGYPYQQPPQYVSRDYIRNPPPPNESGPPYHDPYPGYGPPDRSYQAPHSGPPFSYPHPTHYDRGRHGTYAGPPPPPQPYPSQRDSLIRMSSTPLDVTSASAGQANSLYHTEPNVRDRYPPDGYYQPGGQPQPMRTYVRGPSYSGSQPSLDYLHRRRQELLSQLEERKVISPPPFAASPTLSHPFPSDYPPEYGDESTKTIRKCREPDYAGQYSPWSCDTISSYIGTKDAKPKDIMGPGAMEMMNVDTKVLRDPSLEAPRRGAEVKDDDPIIPFGPQPTVSRFGAISRTSKTGYQTTGPVQAMASTPQNTNSKHMAMPEYTYGSHPGWGGASYPSHQTSSSSQGSFSERTPPMAASDREQLKMELQQVTQQINQQTQMHSMEREASALAGQPVPSNQGQAVTSQSHQQPPKWPAGGTSAATVSSEQLSLELHQVEREIGKRTREIAMENQVAHEVQQYKMKPAENGQPEHKTQLEEISLALGEVSNGSNSLQEGAVGGSMLSLTNKTSTLSLCSDPVATGSEMQKNGVVHSCS